In Streptomyces sp. NBC_00091, the following proteins share a genomic window:
- the lnt gene encoding apolipoprotein N-acyltransferase, whose amino-acid sequence MSSSVTRAAESEPSQPAGRAVAGSPSDAAASPRPEERKAAWLVRAALAGLAGVLLYLSFPPRPLWWLAPFALALLAGCLRGRRARAGFGLGFLFGLGYLLPLLVWTSEGVGPVPWIALVALEALLIGLAGLGIALVSRLPAWPLWAAAVWVADEALRARAPFGGFSWGKLAFGQADGVFTPLAAVGGTPLLSFAVALCGFGLYETLRIARRHPRRSAAALAALTVAAPIGAALAARPLVSGAAEDGTAVAAVIQGNVPRAGFDFNAQRRQVLDNHANRTIQLADDVRAGRVPKPDFVLWPENSSDIDPYTQPDAYAVIDNAVKAIGVPVAIGSVLAPETGPLRNTMILWDPVKGPTDTYDKRKIQPFGERIPMRSFVRLFSSDVDRVRRDFGPGKEPGVFDMTGTGVGMVTCYEAAFDDAVRSTVRAGAQVIAVPSNNATFGRTEMTYQQLAMDRIRAVEHSRTVLVPVTSGVSAVIQPDGRVTQQTKMFTADALVTEIPLRSTQTPATRLGPLPEYALLLVAAGGLGAAATRRIRARRAA is encoded by the coding sequence ATGAGCAGCAGTGTCACCCGCGCCGCCGAGAGCGAGCCCTCGCAGCCCGCCGGACGAGCCGTAGCGGGCTCCCCGTCCGATGCCGCCGCCTCCCCCCGACCGGAGGAGCGGAAGGCCGCCTGGCTGGTACGGGCCGCCCTGGCCGGCCTCGCCGGGGTGCTGCTCTACCTCAGCTTCCCGCCCCGCCCCCTGTGGTGGCTGGCCCCCTTCGCCCTCGCCCTGCTGGCCGGCTGCCTGCGCGGCCGCCGCGCCCGGGCCGGCTTCGGCCTCGGCTTCCTCTTCGGGCTCGGCTACCTGCTGCCGCTCCTCGTCTGGACCAGCGAGGGCGTCGGCCCGGTCCCGTGGATCGCCCTCGTCGCCCTCGAAGCCCTCCTCATCGGCCTGGCCGGCCTCGGCATCGCCCTCGTCAGCCGGCTGCCCGCCTGGCCGCTGTGGGCCGCCGCCGTCTGGGTCGCGGACGAGGCCCTGCGCGCCCGGGCCCCCTTCGGCGGCTTCTCCTGGGGCAAGCTCGCCTTCGGGCAGGCCGACGGGGTCTTCACCCCGCTCGCCGCCGTCGGCGGCACCCCGCTGCTCTCCTTCGCCGTCGCCCTGTGCGGCTTCGGCCTGTACGAGACCCTGCGCATCGCCCGCCGCCACCCCCGCCGCAGCGCCGCCGCCCTCGCCGCGCTCACCGTCGCCGCCCCGATCGGCGCTGCCCTCGCGGCCCGCCCGCTGGTCTCCGGCGCCGCCGAGGACGGCACGGCCGTGGCCGCCGTCATCCAGGGCAACGTGCCGCGCGCCGGATTCGACTTCAACGCCCAGCGCCGCCAGGTCCTCGACAACCACGCGAACCGCACGATCCAGCTCGCCGACGACGTCAGGGCCGGCCGCGTTCCGAAGCCGGACTTCGTGCTCTGGCCGGAGAACTCCTCCGACATCGACCCGTACACCCAGCCCGACGCCTACGCCGTCATCGATAACGCGGTCAAGGCCATCGGCGTACCCGTCGCGATCGGCTCCGTACTGGCCCCCGAGACCGGGCCGCTGCGCAACACGATGATCCTGTGGGACCCGGTCAAGGGCCCCACCGACACCTACGACAAGCGCAAGATCCAGCCCTTCGGCGAGCGCATCCCGATGCGCTCCTTCGTCCGGCTCTTCAGCTCCGACGTCGACCGGGTCCGCCGCGACTTCGGCCCCGGCAAGGAGCCCGGGGTCTTCGACATGACGGGCACCGGCGTCGGCATGGTCACCTGCTACGAGGCCGCCTTCGACGACGCCGTCCGCTCCACCGTCCGGGCCGGCGCCCAGGTCATCGCCGTGCCCAGCAACAACGCCACCTTCGGCCGGACCGAGATGACCTACCAGCAGCTGGCCATGGACCGGATCCGCGCGGTCGAGCACAGCCGGACCGTCCTGGTCCCCGTCACCAGCGGGGTCAGCGCGGTCATCCAGCCCGACGGACGGGTCACGCAGCAGACGAAGATGTTCACCGCCGACGCCCTCGTCACCGAGATCCCGCTGCGCTCCACGCAGACCCCGGCCACCCGGCTGGGCCCGCTGCCGGAGTACGCGCTGCTCCTGGTCGCCGCCGGCGGGCTCGGGGCGGCGGCGACCCGCCGCATTCGCGCCCGGCGGGCCGCATGA
- a CDS encoding serine protease, protein MIPRTLPRQAGRPRARRAARILLALTSMAALLGLDLPEAEAAPPLGVTVRAQPDATSARVGALFAGGTGGGHFCTASVVHSAGRDVIATAAHCLGHPDTTVFAPGYRDGEAPYGLWRLTGVYTAPGWTRGEDPDEDIAFATVEPADGSRTRAVEDVVGGFPVAAGQPRDVTVTVLGYPSTLDAPLRCANTTSLFSATQRRIGCPALSGGTSGSPWLVDGALAGVLGGHEGGGTVPEVSYSAVMGAPAQELYRRAAG, encoded by the coding sequence ATGATCCCTCGCACCCTCCCCCGGCAGGCCGGTCGTCCCCGCGCCCGGCGGGCGGCGCGGATCCTGCTCGCGCTGACCTCGATGGCCGCCCTGCTGGGCCTGGACCTCCCCGAAGCCGAGGCGGCGCCCCCGCTCGGCGTCACCGTGCGGGCCCAGCCCGATGCCACCTCCGCCCGGGTGGGCGCGCTGTTCGCGGGCGGGACGGGCGGCGGGCACTTCTGCACCGCCTCCGTGGTGCACAGCGCCGGCCGGGACGTGATCGCCACCGCCGCGCACTGTCTCGGGCATCCGGACACCACCGTCTTCGCCCCGGGCTACCGGGACGGCGAGGCCCCGTACGGGCTGTGGCGGCTGACCGGTGTGTACACGGCCCCGGGCTGGACGCGGGGCGAGGACCCCGACGAGGACATCGCCTTCGCGACGGTCGAGCCGGCCGACGGGAGCCGGACCCGGGCCGTCGAGGACGTCGTCGGCGGCTTCCCGGTGGCCGCCGGGCAGCCGCGGGACGTGACGGTGACCGTCCTCGGCTACCCGAGCACCCTGGACGCCCCGCTGCGCTGCGCCAACACGACGAGCCTGTTCTCCGCGACCCAGCGCCGGATCGGCTGCCCCGCCCTCAGCGGTGGCACCAGCGGCAGCCCCTGGCTGGTGGACGGGGCGCTGGCCGGGGTGCTCGGCGGCCACGAGGGCGGCGGCACGGTCCCGGAGGTCTCCTACAGCGCGGTCATGGGCGCTCCGGCGCAGGAGCTCTACCGCCGGGCGGCGGGCTGA
- a CDS encoding ATP-binding protein, whose protein sequence is MNWLIHDYRESDLAAVVHLIDTTAELGQESVFSLAECISALTDRQPCVVAVHQGVPIGAALACVTGERAWVMRIAIAAGWRGRGLASALLVELERRLIAARVGRIAYVLPEEDLLGEGLLNAGYTRQPAVAYFEKTEPLHGPAAGLLDDLGGRFLPNDLWAKVAGMEKEKDLIERRVVLPLAEPERAASHGVRPPRAITLFGPPGTGKTTFARAIASRLGWPFVELLPSRLADEGNLAAALRDAFARIAELERVLVFIDEVEEIAPVRTEPAQPGGIHGVTNELLKLIPGFREGDERLLVCATNSIRSLDPAFLRPGRFDYLIPIGTPDAGARAAIWSRYTAGRADVDVAALVAATELFTPADIEHAARIAAQVSFERDLEAVGARGAAAAQLGASTADYLEAVAQCRPTVTPAMTGEFQADITAHARF, encoded by the coding sequence GTGAACTGGCTCATCCACGACTACCGCGAGAGCGATCTCGCGGCGGTGGTCCATCTGATAGACACCACGGCCGAACTGGGCCAGGAGTCCGTCTTCTCGCTCGCCGAGTGCATCAGCGCCCTCACCGACCGGCAGCCCTGCGTGGTCGCCGTCCACCAGGGCGTCCCCATCGGCGCGGCCCTCGCCTGCGTGACGGGGGAGCGGGCCTGGGTGATGCGGATCGCGATCGCCGCCGGATGGCGCGGCCGGGGACTGGCCAGCGCCCTGCTCGTCGAGCTGGAGCGGCGCCTGATCGCCGCCCGCGTCGGCCGGATCGCCTACGTCCTGCCCGAGGAGGACCTGCTCGGCGAGGGCCTCCTCAACGCCGGCTACACCCGGCAGCCCGCCGTCGCCTACTTCGAGAAGACCGAGCCCCTGCACGGACCGGCGGCCGGACTCCTCGACGACCTCGGCGGCCGTTTCCTGCCCAACGACCTGTGGGCCAAGGTCGCCGGCATGGAGAAGGAGAAGGACCTCATCGAGCGGCGCGTGGTGCTCCCGCTCGCCGAGCCGGAGCGGGCCGCCTCGCACGGAGTGCGGCCGCCGCGCGCGATCACCCTTTTCGGGCCGCCCGGCACCGGCAAGACCACCTTCGCCCGGGCCATCGCCTCCCGGCTGGGCTGGCCCTTCGTGGAGCTCCTGCCCTCCCGCCTCGCCGACGAGGGGAACCTGGCCGCCGCGCTGCGCGACGCCTTCGCCCGGATCGCCGAGCTGGAGCGGGTCCTCGTCTTCATCGACGAGGTCGAGGAGATCGCCCCCGTGCGCACCGAGCCCGCGCAGCCCGGCGGCATCCACGGGGTGACGAACGAGCTGCTCAAGCTGATCCCCGGCTTCCGGGAGGGCGACGAGCGGCTGCTGGTCTGCGCGACCAACTCCATCCGCTCCCTCGACCCGGCCTTCCTGCGGCCCGGCCGCTTCGACTACCTGATCCCCATCGGCACCCCGGACGCCGGCGCGCGCGCCGCGATCTGGTCGCGCTACACGGCCGGGCGGGCGGACGTGGACGTGGCGGCGCTGGTGGCGGCCACCGAGCTGTTCACCCCGGCCGACATCGAGCACGCCGCGCGGATCGCGGCGCAGGTCTCCTTCGAACGGGACCTGGAGGCGGTGGGCGCGCGGGGCGCGGCGGCCGCGCAGCTCGGGGCGTCCACGGCGGACTACCTGGAGGCCGTGGCCCAGTGCAGGCCGACGGTGACCCCGGCGATGACCGGGGAGTTCCAGGCCGACATCACCGCGCACGCGCGGTTCTAG